In a genomic window of Brettanomyces nanus chromosome 1, complete sequence:
- a CDS encoding uncharacterized protein (BUSCO:EOG093409V5~EggNog:ENOG41) has product MPTFFKKRHSKNNSKSSGGSSSPKYRRSKESSKDPHSSSFNVISASLVAPPTNLPSPDVHQPEDHGNTSESTAFFPHSIPASQLNDTSASPPPTSPLPTSPSFQASFQERDHSPVGQHQHQHQQQQQQQQQQQQQQQQQQQQQQQQQQQQQQQQEKQQQQQEQEQQQHQHRFTESATHRMSDHHSTKAATTPRMQQKADGKDYELAQNPRPSSSSNMSLTELKQILSHTPWRKKRLYNSPFPRFSHAASAATSDTGAVYLMGGLCGKNVFGDMWVLEPVKGDDTAPDGSADDASSEAYPYIASPIENFDRMPAPRIGHACVMIGNAFIVFAGDTVTSSTQVLDNRLYFFNITSMKWTVTAPKGPCPTGRYGHQIAVLNFEVPHQPGRWLSYLYVFGGQLEDDYYGDTWKFDLTNFRNPDTRWVKIPQTEFIPPHLANHSMTAFDNRLYVYGGSDGRKVYNDLLCFDPLSEEWTLCELHGSSRPPALQDHAATLYQNLMFIYGGKLENEEPSSDMYVIDLKSFNCWKIISHLPFSPGPRSGHSLTVDSANERLIVMGGDQPDNDFDGVYEESIRALDESKFSFPSSVIYEFDLRMLPNFMERPRQAAKSLAIDKSGTTSSNSLVTNEDQFTDAGETADSDVEPYPPIVSDSEHGDAPDHEVPGVDAESTTIDEHELVSSTPKSSKNVLQKNVESIPSRESPETLDEYVVEAPSEVSEEPIDDRTFSNPLQTPVSAVFPVNVKTPERPAQTSMLNIAPVTEVSSQSIYAAPLRAKPVQLTEGTSPENNTSAESSRSRQFDSHLSTLTAEPGSLAKEHRTVSSISSVGSIQKESAKLHNMAVMLRALKKEMQEKVAEANGRIVKLEHEKDEAYTELSRLRREVNVHRDDIQGTNSAEAEVEDGVFQKSEDTDENTSDTPLSSKEKVRYENQILQLDNENKLLNQKLGSVESYIKGELGKLTGLNDVIKSQQESISKLQSQVVDEAQLKKEIAEVKGKNDILQIELDKFKALQEDISPEDNSASQENLKDKSKLPLSHQVSRLTDEVNKLIGTISSTPVTDMADNSVDENGFKEFQKEDTIKKLQAQVDELLNGEKSQGDKLEEQLLVQQNKFKELECTYKKSVSSLNNTHRALSLSQTEIEKLRTTNKKLSSQLEELELRKRIPSSSSHLNGNDSNKITQGEDDSDDEIGDNSEIEARYGFKIKDLEADLFIAAQERDKLREELISLKKKIYTSPEVSNSAQM; this is encoded by the coding sequence atgcctaccttcttcaagaaaagacatAGTAAGAATAATTCCAAGTCTTCAGGAGGCAGTTCTTCTCCGAAATATCGGAGATCCAAAGAGTCATCTAAGGATCCACATTCAAGTTCGTTCAACGTCATATCCGCCTCTCTTGTTGCCCCCCCTACCAATTTACCATCCCCTGATGTTCATCAACCTGAGGATCATGGCAACACCTCTGAATCTACAGCTTTCTTTCCTCATAGCATTCCAGCATCACAATTGAATGACACTTCTGCATCTCCCCCTCCTACTTCTCCGTTGCCTACTTCTCCAAGTTTTCAAGCCTCTTTTCAGGAGCGTGATCACTCACCGGTGGGACAacatcagcatcagcatcagcagcagcagcagcagcagcaacagcaacagcaacagcaacagcaacagcaacagcaacagcaacaacaacagcagcaacaacagcaacaacaagagaaacagcaacagcaacaagaacaagaacaacaacagcatcAACATCGCTTTACTGAGTCCGCTACTCACAGAATGAGTGATCATCATTCTACGAAAGCTGCCACTACTCCTCGAATGCAGCAGAAGGCTGACGGAAAGGATTACGAACTCGCACAAAATCCGAGACCATCGTCTTCCTCCAACATGTCATTGACTGAATTGAAACAGATATTATCTCATACACcatggagaaagaagagattatACAACTCTCCTTTTCCACGGTTCAGTCATGCCGCATCTGCTGCCACTTCTGACACGGGTGCCGTTTATCTCATGGGTGGACTATGCGGGAAGAATGTCTTTGGAGATATGTGGGTTCTTGAGCCCGTGAAAGGAGATGATACTGCTCCGGATGGTTCAGCTGACGATGCTTCTTCGGAGGCATATCCATATATCGCATCGCCAATTGAGAATTTTGATCGTATGCCGGCACCAAGGATAGGCCATGCATGTGTAATGATTGGTAATGCATTCATAGTGTTTGCTGGTGATACGGTCACATCTTCTACCCAGGTTTTGGATAACAGGctttatttcttcaacatcaccTCCATGAAATGGACCGTCACCGCTCCTAAGGGGCCTTGTCCTACGGGAAGGTATGGACACCAAATTGCCGTTCTTAATTTTGAGGTTCCACATCAGCCAGGTCGTTGGCTCAGTTACTTATATGTATTTGGTGGTCAGCTTGAGGATGACTATTATGGTGATACATGGAAATTTGATCTTACAAACTTCAGAAACCCTGATACTCGTTGGGTTAAAATTCCACAAACCGAATTTATTCCTCCACATCTTGCAAATCACAGCATGACAGCGTTCGATAACCGGCTTTATGTGTACGGTGGTAGTGATGGCCGTAAGGTTTATaatgatcttctttgctttgaTCCTCTCAGTGAAGAATGGACTCTTTGCGAACTTCATGGCAGCTCCCGGCCTCCTGCATTGCAAGATCATGCTGCTACTCTGTATCAGAATTTGATGTTCATATATGGAGGAAAACTGGAGAACGAGGAACCGTCTTCGGATATGTACGTTATTGATTTGAAATCCTTCAACTGCTGGAAAATTATTTCTCATTTGCCTTTCAGTCCTGGACCCAGATCGGGGCACTCGCTCACCGTTGACTCTGCCAATGAAAGGCTAATAGTTATGGGAGGAGATCAACCAGATAATGATTTTGATGGTGTTTATGAAGAATCAATCAGGGCACTTGATGAAAGCAAGTTCTCTTTCCCAAGCTCTGTCATCTATGAATTTGATTTACGGATGCTGCCTAACTTCATGGAGAGACCTCGTCAGGCTGCGAAATCCCTTGCAATTGACAAAAGTGGTACTACAAGTAGTAATTCTCTTGTGACTAACGAGGACCAATTCACTGATGCCGGAGAGACTGCAGATAGTGATGTCGAGCCTTATCCTCCAATAGTGTCTGACAGTGAGCACGGCGATGCTCCTGATCATGAAGTTCCTGGTGTGGATGCAGAAAGTACAACTATTGATGAACATGAACTTGTCTCGTCTACTCCGAAGTCTTCTAAGAatgttcttcaaaaaaatgTAGAAAGCATTCCAAGTAGAGAATCTCCTGAGACATTGGATGAATATGTGGTTGAGGCACCATCTGAAGTTTCTGAAGAACCAATTGATGATAGAACATTCAGTAATCCCTTGCAGACACCTGTCAGTGCCGTTTTTCCAGTCAATGTTAAAACACCTGAGAGACCAGCCCAAACATCGATGTTGAACATCGCTCCTGTTACAGAGGTGAGTTCTCAAAGTATTTATGCCGCACCTCTGCGAGCTAAGCCTGTTCAATTAACAGAAGGTACTTCTCCTGAAAATAATACTTCTGCTGAATCTTCACGGTCAAGGCAATTTGATTCACACTTGTCAACTTTAACTGCAGAGCCAGGTTCTCTTGCGAAGGAACATAGGACAGTGTCTTCTATTTCATCCGTTGGTTcaatccaaaaagaaagtgcCAAGCTCCATAATATGGCAGTCATGCTACGTGCTCTTAAGAAGGAGATGCAGGAAAAGGTTGCTGAGGCAAATGGCCGTATTGTAAAGTTGGAACATGAAAAGGATGAAGCATACACTGAATTAAGTAGGCTTCGGAGGGAAGTAAATGTTCATCGTGACGATATCCAGGGTACTAATTCAGCTGAAGCTGAAGTGGAAGATGGTGTTTTTCAGAAGTCTGAAGATACAGATGAGAACACATCTGATACCCCATTGTCGTCGAAGGAGAAAGTCCGGTATGAGAACCAAATTCTGCAACTTGATAATGAGAACAAATTATTGAATCAGAAGCTTGGCAGTGTCGAATCCTACATAAAGGGTGAATTGGGAAAACTTACAGGTCTGAACGATGTTATTAAATCCCAGCAGGAATCGATTTCAAAGTTGCAGAGCCAGGTTGTGGACGAAGCTcaattgaaaaaggaaatagCCGAAGTGAAGGGTAAGAACGATATATTGCAAATTGAATTGGATAAATTCAAGGCGCTACAAGAAGATATTAGTCCTGAGGACAATTCTGCCAGTCAAGAGAATTTAAAAGATAAATCCAAGCTGCCTTTGTCACATCAAGTGAGCCGGCTTACGGATGAAGTCAATAAGTTGATAGGTACGATTTCATCAACGCCGGTTACTGATATGGCAGATAACTCTGTCGATGAGAACGGCTTCAAAGAGTTTCAAAAGGAGGATACTATCAAGAAGTTGCAGGCACAGGTGGATGAATTGCTAAACGGTGAGAAATCTCAGGGCGATAAGTTGGAGGAGCAATTACTTGTTCAGCAGAATAAGTTTAAAGAGTTAGAATGCACGTATAAGAAATCCGTCAGTTCTTTGAACAACACTCACAGAGCGTTGTCATTGTCACAAACTGAAATTGAGAAGCTTCGAACCACCAACAAGAAGTTATCTagtcaacttgaagagttaGAGTTGAGAAAACGGattccttcttcgtcctctCATTTGAATGGTAATGACTCCAATAAAATAACTCAAGGTGAAGACGATTCCGATGATGAAATAGGTGACAACTCCGAAATTGAGGCTAGATACGGCTTCAAAATTAAAGATTTGGAAGCTGATTTATTCATTGCAGCTCAGGAGAGGGATAAGTTGCGTGAAGAACTAAtttcattgaagaagaagatttacACTTCTCCAGAAGTATCCAACTCTGCACAGATGTAA
- the QNS1 gene encoding glutamine-dependent NAD(+) synthetase (BUSCO:EOG09340N8D) codes for MPHYITVATCSLNQWSLDFEGNRDRIMESIRLAKDKGARLRVGPELEIPGYGCLDHFLENDVYLHSWEMYAQILSNEDTYGIVLDIGMPIIHKNRRYNCRVLSYDGKVLLIRPKIFLANDGNYREMRYFTPWLKARYVEEYVLPRILQRITGQTAVRFGDAVISTLDTVIGAETCEELFTPQAPHIDMCLDGIEIITNSSGSHHELRKLNTRMSLITEATRKCGGIYLYSNQKGCDGDRLYYDGCSLIIVNGKVLAQGKQFSLDDVEVITATIDLEDVRSYRAIISHGLQSRVSPVYERVHVPVEISPDSLNFDLGVEPTLEREIHYFKPEEEIAYGPACWLWDYIRRCHGAGFFLPLSGGIDSCATAVIVHSMCRLVVKYCERGEKRVIRDARAVAGFPPESKWVPKTPQEFANKIFHTCYMGTKNSSKETRERAKALAAIIGSYHVDLNMDSIVNSIVNVFEVTTGKKPIYKVFGGSNTENLALQNIQARLRMVLAYLFAQLLPWTRGRNSGGLLVLGSANVDEQLRGYLTKYDCSSADINPIGSISKVDLIRFIKWAQVNLDMPILRQFVDATPTAELEPITDSHVQSDEADMGFTYEELGVLGRLRKIEKCGPYSMFIKLLHLWQGKKTPKQTAEKVENFFYYYSINRHKQTVSTPSYHAEQYSPDDHRFDLRPFLIDPRFPWARHKIDQVLEKLDTSETIDTLTVD; via the coding sequence ATGCCACATTACATAACTGTTGCTACATGTTCACTTAACCAGTGGTCCCTTGATTTTGAGGGAAACCGTGATCGTATCATGGAATCCATTCGGCTTGCAAAGGACAAAGGAGCTAGACTTCGTGTGGGCCCAGAGCTCGAAATCCCTGGCTATGGATGTCTTGACCATTTCCTAGAGAACGATGTGTATTTACACTCCTGGGAGATGTACGCTCAAATATTGTCCAACGAGGATACTTACGGGATTGTTCTCGATATTGGAATGCCTATCATCCACAAGAACCGGAGATACAACTGCCGAGTTCTTTCTTATGATGGCAAAGTCTTACTGATCAGACCCAAGATATTCTTAGCCAATGATGGAAATTACCGAGAAATGAGATATTTTACACCCTGGTTGAAGGCTAGATACGTTGAGGAGTATGTTTTGCCACGGATTCTTCAGCGTATCACTGGTCAAACCGCTGTTAGATTTGGCGATGCTGTAATAAGCACGCTTGATACGGTCATTGGTGCAGAGACCTGCGAAGAATTGTTCACTCCTCAGGCTCCCCATATCGATATGTGTCTTGATGGTATTGAAATTATCACGAACTCTTCTGGTTCTCACCACGAACTCAGAAAATTGAATACTCGTATGAGCCTTATCACCGAGGCCACTAGAAAGTGCGGTGGCATCTACTTGTATTCCAACCAAAAGGGTTGTGATGGTGATAGACTATACTACGATGGCTGTTCGTTAATTATCGTCAACGGTAAAGTTCTTGCACAGGGTAAGCAATTCTCTTTGGACGATGTGGAGGTGATTACTGCCACcattgatcttgaagatgtcAGATCTTACAGAGCTATTATTTCTCACGGCTTGCAAAGCCGAGTGTCACCCGTATATGAAAGGGTTCATGTTCCAGTAGAGATATCTCCTGATTCTCTCAACTTCGATCTCGGTGTAGAGCCTACACTGGAACGGGAGATCCATTACTTCAaaccagaagaggagattGCTTATGGACCCGCCTGCTGGTTATGGGACTATATAAGAAGATGTCATGGTGCTGGATTCTTTTTGCCTCTTAGTGGAGGTATCGATAGTTGTGCCACTGCCGTGATAGTTCACTCTATGTGTCGTTTGGTTGTTAAGTATTGCGAGAGAGGCGAGAAGCGGGTCATCAGGGATGCCCGTGCAGTTGCAGGTTTTCCTCCCGAAAGCAAATGGGTTCCGAAGACTCCACAAGAGTTTGCCAACAAAATATTCCACACTTGCTATATGGGCACTAAGAACTCAAGTAAAGAAACAAGAGAAAGGGCCAAAGCATTGGCCGCTATTATTGGTTCTTATCATGTTGATCTCAACATGGATTCCATAGTGAATTCTATTGTGAACGTTTTTGAAGTGACTACAGGAAAGAAGCCTATTTACAAAGTGTTTGGGGGTAGTAACACCGAGAATTTGGCCCTCCAAAACATTCAGGCACGTTTGAGAATGGTTCTTGCATACCTATTTGCTCAGCTACTTCCGTGGACTAGAGGCAGGAATAGTGGAGGTTTGCTTGTGCTCGGATCTGCTAACGTCGATGAACAATTACGTGGGTATTTGACCAAGTATGACTGTTCATCTGCTGATATCAACCCAATTGGAAGTATTTCCAAGGTGGATTTGATTCGATTCATAAAATGGGCACAGGTCAACCTCGATATGCCTATTCTTCGTCAGTTTGTTGATGCTACACCAACCGCAGAGTTGGAACCTATCACCGACTCTCATGTTCAATCTGACGAGGCCGATATGGGATTCACCTATGAAGAACTGGGTGTCCTAGGTAGACTaagaaaaattgaaaagtgTGGACCTTACTCCATGTTTATCAAGCTTTTACATTTGTGGCAGGGAAAGAAGACTCCGAAACAGACTGCAGAGAAGGTGGAGAACTTTTTCTATTATTATAGCATTAACAGGCATAAGCAGACAGTGAGTACTCCTTCATACCATGCTGAGCAGTACTCACCCGATGACCACCGGTTTGATCTAAGACCTTTCTTGATTGATCCAAGATTTCCTTGGGCAAGACATAAAATCGACCAAGTGCTTGAGAAGCTAGATACTAGCGAAACCATCGATACGCTCACCGTTGATTAG
- a CDS encoding uncharacterized protein (BUSCO:EOG09343P5F~MEROPS:MER0036069) encodes MSDFQRKLFQNKLLKAEHSLGFDAGDDETEDSFGDLTPLPNLRNGRRHSIEEDHDSRVKEDKEYVEKLPKWTDFFDNNDIYRDTNSGYCFQTYYAEPILKERMLADTFNNPVIFVAHHGAGSSGLTFAKLAESIKRQVGIQSYDSTPGLFTYDMRGHANTMMLNQDTGPKLNYSVSIEQLCKDFVFVLTQFYNSHFASGSCPPSIFLLGHSLGGSVLTKIVYEMQQGVNPFPKSISDLIKGLIMVDIVEDTAVSALDSMDSYLRGVPKQFLTLKDAIDWHINTGMLNNRKSAIISVPALVSKSSSTSVYHWVTDLSKTSPYWHSWFTGLSSHFIHITNAVSKMLILVNNDYLDKNLMIGQMQGRYQLLVFHNNQLQLKNTLTTQTQTISSEDSDQLGHFVHEDIPDKVAISILEFVERNDYQDLFRSENATINSKTDMLNKLNAKWGVGKK; translated from the coding sequence ATGTCGgactttcaaagaaaattgtTTCAAAATAAGCTTTTAAAGGCTGAGCACAGTCTGGGATTCGATGCAGGCGACGATGAAACCGAAGATTCTTTTGGGGATCTAACTCCACTTCCAAATCTTCGTAATGGACGGAGGCattccattgaagaagaccACGACTCTAGAGTCAAAGAGGATAAGGAATATGTTGAAAAGCTACCCAAGTGGacagatttctttgataatAATGATATTTATCGAGATACAAACTCTGGATATTGTTTTCAGACGTATTATGCCGAACCTATCTTGAAGGAAAGGATGCTCGCAGATACTTTTAACAATCCTGTGATTTTTGTTGCACATCATGGCGCCGGATCATCAGGATTGACATTTGCCAAGCTTGCTGAATCTATCAAGAGACAGGTCGGAATTCAAAGCTATGACTCCACGCCTGGTCTATTCACTTACGATATGAGGGGTCATGCTAATACCATGATGCTCAATCAGGACACTGGTCCTAAGCTCAATTACAGCGTATCAATAGAGCAGCTATGCAAAGACTTCGTTTTTGTTTTGACTCAGTTTTACAATTCCCATTTTGCAAGCGGTTCCTGTCCTCCAAGTATTTTTCTACTTGGGCACTCTCTCGGTGGTTCTGTCTTGACTAAGATTGTGTATGAAATGCAGCAGGGAGTAAACCCTTTTCCGAAGTCAATATCGGATCTCATTAAAGGCCTTATTATGGTGGACATAGTGGAAGATACCGCGGTCAGTGCTCTTGATTCGATGGATAGTTATCTCAGAGGCGTCCCCAAGCAATTTCTTACTCTGAAGGATGCTATAGACTGGCATATAAACACAGGCATGTTGAATAACCGTAAAAGTGCAATCATTTCTGTGCCAGCATTGGTTTCCAAGTCATCTTCGACCAGTGTCTATCACTGGGTGACAGACCTAAGTAAGACTTCTCCTTATTGGCACAGTTGGTTCACAGGGCTCTCTTCTCACTTCATTCATATCACAAATGCTGTCTCAAAAATGCTAATTCTTGTCAATAATGATTACCTTGACAAAAATCTCATGATTGGTCAGATGCAAGGTCGGTACCAGTTACTTGTCTTCCATAACAATCAATTACAGCTAAAGAATACATTAACAACACAAACGCAGACTATATCTAGTGAAGACTCAGATCAGCTGGGTCATTTTGTTCATGAGGATATTCCAGATAAGGTGGCTATCAGTATACTCGAATTTGTCGAAAGAAACGATTACCAAGATCTCTTTAGAAGCGAGAATGCTACCATAAACTCAAAGACGGACATGCTCAATAAATTGAACGCAAAATGGGGGgttggaaagaaataa
- a CDS encoding uncharacterized protein (EggNog:ENOG41) → MSDIIDGPGTSEHRTSTSTSPDVQAFTPKHMKNISTSSISTSGKKTGINLGFSVIGNTPTLVGSPSGRSDGKSPLINHSPTFQESKLNSPRRSITQERPPSPIKKKADLVESRSQGLSDRFRLLASKEMEILEIKNAIKELDNRKSMLEFEIKDLKVNLERELIRNVARQHDEDKPNTVTLAPKTARTRSKIEMHTPNQVNDLTARHTSHAGISTTGEHNGQSWISRPISFLQQFDSLISQEFDKLQISDPVREKLRLAQEDRYRKDHQSRRLRSPKDLSKKEISSPLKSLADDSTPSDIMQSVSQHLWSFVNDVKSNLLVDESLVQSQVVKRNITPSLVSLKEVPVSHDDSDRDSGSEVNDSDLWDNDDLLDL, encoded by the coding sequence atgtCTGATATTATTGATGGACCTGGAACTTCTGAACACAGAACGTCAACATCAACGTCTCCTGACGTTCAGGCGTTTACACCGAAACATATGAAGAACATCAGTACCAGCAGTATCAGCACATCAGGAAAGAAAACGGGAATCAATTTAGGATTCAGTGTCATCGGAAATACGCCTACTCTAGTGGGCAGTCCTTCAGGTCGCTCAGACGGCAAGTCACCATTAATCAATCATTCTCCTACATTTCAAGAGTCTAAACTAAATTCTCCAAGACGTTCCATAACTCAAGAACGACCACCATCCCctataaagaaaaaggcaGACTTAGTCGAGTCTAGATCACAGGGGCTCTCGGATCGGTTTAGATTGCTTGCCAGCAAAGAGATGGAGATACTGGAAATTAAAAATGCCATTAAAGAATTGGATAACCGGAAAAGTATGCTTGAATTTGAGATAAAGGACTTGAAGGTCAATCTTGAACGAGAATTAATTCGAAACGTTGCTCGCCAACATGATGAGGATAAGCCAAATACAGTCACTTTAGCTCCCAAAACTGCGAGGACTCGCTCAAAGATTGAAATGCATACTCCAAATCAGGTCAATGATCTTACGGCTAGGCATACTTCTCATGCAGGCATTTCAACAACGGGAGAACATAATGGGCAGTCTTGGATTTCTAGACCGATaagttttcttcaacagtTTGATAGTTTGATATCCCAGGAATTTGATAAGTTACAGATTTCGGATCCTGTCAGGGAGAAACTTAGATTGGCTCAAGAAGATCGCTATAGAAAGGATCATCAGTCTCGTCGACTCCGTTCGCCAAAGGACCtttccaaaaaagagatCAGCAGCCCTCTAAAAAGTCTTGCTGATGATAGTACGCCGTCTGACATTATGCAGTCCGTGTCTCAACATCTTTGGTCATTCGTCAATGACGTCAAATCAAACCTTTTAGTGGATGAAAGCTTGGTTCAATCCCAAGTAGTCAAGAGAAACATCACTCCCTCACTTgtctctttgaaagaggtaCCGGTATCGCACGACGACAGCGATAGGGATTCCGGTTCCGAGGTGAACGACTCAGATTTATGGGATAACGATGACCTCTTGGATCTATGA
- a CDS encoding uncharacterized protein (EggNog:ENOG41), which produces MLNALETKKFGAASSKVTSNVESIVPEPHFVIKTKIFSKYRGSPSGTKLFVNVCTHSIVPLPVNSDGTDTKYFDPQLIFPLIMDNKWEIPIITSPDLRNGTDKKGQHCLIVDCLINDKPMNWCLVNKDLRMILIQWCFDAVEFRIGNNFIIDRDVIILPKRSYMGDLEDLQVDVEGITKDSEDVQHLQDNFHSESPSDLLAARRLQQEEHEIGDLKTSASTATTTVSGPLIQEIQDMKIDTSSSKTLETAQISRAVRFTTDFKRLSSTDTEKGYSYLLRITSEQLNSASEYRLQYNKDKKVLLIGCGGGKCAYQIEFPLPQSIDGHFSTYYLNSSKSAYVFVL; this is translated from the coding sequence ATGCTCAATGCTCTAGAGACCAAAAAATTTGGTGCTGCGTCATCGAAAGTAACATCCAATGTGGAGAGTATCGTACCTGAACCACATTTTGTTATCAAAACCAAAATCTTTTCGAAATACAGAGGTTCTCCATCTGGAACCAAACTATTCGTTAATGTTTGTACACATTCAATTGTTCCTTTGCCTGTCAATTCAGATGGAACTGATACTAAATATTTTGATCCCCAGTTGATCTTTCCATTGATAATGGATAACAAGTGGGAAATACCGATAATTACTTCTCCGGACTTGAGAAATGGTACTGATAAGAAAGGTCAGCACTGTCTTATCGTTGACTGCCTTATAAATGATAAACCTATGAATTGGTGTCTAGTCAACAAAGATCTTCGGATGATATTGATACAATGGTGTTTTGATGCTGTCGAATTTAGAATTGGCAATAATTTTATAATTGATAGAGATGTCATTATACTCCCCAAGAGATCATATATGGGTGAccttgaagatcttcagGTTGATGTCGAGGGCATAACCAAAGATTCGGAAGACGTACAGCATTTACAGGATAATTTTCACTCTGAAAGTCCTTCGGATCTTCTTGCTGCACGTAGACTTCAGCAGGAGGAGCACGAAATTGGCGATCTTAAGACATCAGCTTCTACGGCGACTACAACTGTTTCTGGTCCATTGAtacaagaaattcaagatATGAAAATTGATACATCATCCTCAAAGACCTTGGAAACTGCCCAAATATCTCGTGCTGTTAGATTCACGACAGATTTTAAGAGGCTCAGTAGCACGGATACTGAAAAAGGCTATTCATACCTTTTACGAATAACTTCAGAACAATTAAATTCCGCAAGTGAGTATCGGCTACAGTATAATAAAGACAAAAAGGTATTGCTTATAGGCTGTGGTGGTGGCAAATGCGCCTACCAAATTGAATTTCCGCTACCTCAAAGCATCGATGGACACTTCTCCACATACTATTTGAATTCAAGCAAATCTGCCTACGTGTTTGTACTGTGA